In the genome of Odontesthes bonariensis isolate fOdoBon6 chromosome 20, fOdoBon6.hap1, whole genome shotgun sequence, the window AATCATAAAAGCTGCGTTCATGATTTAAGCACGGTGGGATGGAACAGAGTCTCTGTGAGCCGAATGTTAGAGAAATCTTTCCTTGTTTTTATTTATCACACATTTAGAAAATGAACCACACTATACAAATGTCCACCGTTCAGCAATGAAACAGGCCTCCTGCATTAACCCGACCTCAAACCAAAACTGACGGCTTCAGGTGAAGAAGCGTCACGGCGGCTCCAAACTCACCACCACCCCCGGTTCAGTCACGGCGTTGATTTGATCCTCGTTCGGTGGACTCCGTGAGCTGCCCAGTTACTCAACTCATTTTTACTTGGTAATCTTTTTCGCGGTCACTGTGGCGCAGGTAGGCAGTAGCATGCAGAAACCTTTGGATGCGGctctcctctgattggctgtagACTAATTTATTACGTTTGCACTATGCAGAGAAGGGTTTGTTTATTCCTCTTAGAgtctgttgttatttacaatatGACAAGGGAGTGAGTGTTTTGAGTCATACGGATGGGACGGGACAGGCGAGCGTGTAAACGGGGTTTCCCAGCCTCATCAGGAGGGGTGTTTGTTCCTTCATCGCTGCAGAAAGTATTCCTCCTCCGGTTGGTTGTTTGCTGTCATCTCGGTGCGGCCGCACGTCCGCCGCTCAGAGGGATCCACACTTTATTACTCagacatgaaattaaaatgattacaaataaaaataaaactgaggaGAGCCGGCGGGCGGGTAGGTGTGTGGAGGCGGCAGCATTCAGGCCAGGTAGCTGTACGTGTCCTTCTCACCGTCCACTCGCTCCAGGTACTCCTTCTCTATCAGGATGTCGATGCATTTCTGTCCACAAGGGGGAGACCATACAGATCCGCAGACATTTAACAACCAAATGAAATCATGAACGAAGCTGTTGAGCATCAAGTTAAAGCCAGAAAACTAACTGATCAACTTTGGGATGAAATGAACACAGAAGCCTGGAATTACTCTACTTTCCTTCCCAAACAGACAATCCATAAAGCAGATTAATCCACTTTGGTTCCTGACTGGGTTTAGAGACGCGTTCCTCATTCTTACAGCAGGAAAATTCACAAagtgctgtgatgtcatcagacaTGTGACTACCGAGTGGCAAAAGGCCGcctgactgagcagcaggaaaacCGAGGACTCGTTTCTGACGGTGAAGAGCTGATGGGCACTCGATTATATCGTCAGATTCAGGAACAAGTCGGCTTTTCTTTTAACAAATCTGACCCTCGTCTCCAACGGGGACCAAAAGGAGCGCCGTTCTGTGTTTTTGCAGCTAACGAAAGGGAGATAATAAACAGCTCATCGTGGCTCTGGATCAACGTTTCCGAGTCCAAATCCCAGTTCGGCTTTCTTCTCTTTGGCTCATAAAagtttgtaaaaagaaaatcagacaTCACGCCGCTCAAACCCGGGTTCTAACCTGAGTACGCTTTCCCGCTGCAGTCTGAGAGGACGAagggagtgtgtgtgttacctttATGACGGGGACTCTGGGTTTGAATCTGGACGACAGCTGGTTCAGGACTTCAGCCAGGAGCTGCTGGTGCTTCAGGACCTTCCTCATCTTCATGATCCTCACTATGGCAGCCTACAAAATGCACACCAACGTCTCATTTTAAACATTAATGTTAATCTATGTCTCCAACAAAGAGACAGACAGTACCTTAACTGGGTCATTTCAGTGTCTTCAAGTTagttaaagggttagttcgccattttgcacattaagccctgtttttaggtagtctggggtgaattatagatgttctgatcacaatttggacatttggtgttgaacggagcatttaggtatccactgctgcagcccccccacctttgcattgagtcaatgaccactcaagcaaacaacaatcataaaacggcattaaactttcgtttgaaaagacatggaactcaccgtgtggtcagtggtggacagcgataaattgacccgaaaatcgcagcgaaatgtgccttctaacagttgttttagcatttggtggacctatttgtccggacaccgttgaatagcagcagcaagacatccagccacaaGGTGGGTTCAAATCGATACCCCCGTCCATCAAACTCGATTTCAAAACCCTCGTCCTCCAATGCAAATGTCTCAGTATCCATTTTTCAGCGTACTATTTATATTCCACGACTGGTAGCTGTTGCTTAGTGCTGCAAGGGACCGCAACTGGCTAGAAACTACAGGTTGCATACAAACACACCCCTTTCCGTTTCCGGTCGCACGGAGTAATACTAGTCaaaccaatacaaatcaatgaagacggacaataatggtaatataacttctctggaagcgtatttcgcggtgattttcgagccaacgtatcgctgtccaccacagaccacacggtgagtttcatgtctctgcaaacgaaagtttaatgccgttttatgattgtttgcttgagtggtcattgactcaatgcaaaggtgggggggctgcagcagtggatacctaaatgctccgttcagcaccaaatgtccaaattgtgatcagaacatctctaactcatcccagaatacccccaaacagggcttaatgtgcaaaatggcgaactaactaACACTTTAACCTCCAAACTCCTGAGTACTTAGGTGATATGAACTGACCTGGATGAGAAGCTTTCTGTCCTCCTCGATGTTCTTGTGAGTTGTCTCCTGCTCCTGTTTCTGCTCAGTCTTCATCGGGACGTTGATGTTCACCCTCAGCTTCTTACTGCGGAGGAGAAAAGACGATCAAAACTCCAATAAACGCCAAACAGCTCAGTACGCCTCTGTATTTAGGCTGATCTGCCATCTCTCACTTCTTGTATCCGAGGAAAAGTTTGATGACGGTGTCAGGTTTGAACTCCACCTCGTCCACGTTGGCATTTTCGTCCTCCATAACCTGACGAGCAGAAAGTTTGGATTTAATTTGATACCTGCTGTAAGgtttttcctaaaaaaaaacaaacaaacaaaaaaaacatctcaactCAGTTTAGTTGAACAGAAAAACACGACCTTCCCTGGAAGTTTTTTAAATGCATATTAATATAAATCAGCTTCTCGTCCTTTAACAGGAAATCAGAGACTTgaagctaaaagaaaaaaaaaaacattaactaATCAGATTTGGCGCCCTCTGCTGGTCGTACACCGGGTTCACATGCTTTACGGATGATTCGgtaaattaatttaaacacaGACCAAGTTTTACTCACCAGCAGCTTCGACTTTAACAAGATTTGCAGAACTTGAACCAGAATGTCCTGAAAAGACAGAAAACTAACTGTAAACTGTAATATGAGTATCATCTCCGTAATAAGTAGATGTGCCTCTGGATGTTTCAGAGAGCTGCTTACAGTTTTGATCTGTGTGCTGTCGGTGAGCTGCTGCACAGTGTAACTGTCCTCCGTGTTGTACTGCAGCAGGATGGCCATCTGGAAGGTGGAGGCCTGCAGCGTGTACCTGTTGACCACAGCAGGATCAGCATGGAGTGGACTCCAACAGCCACATTCCCACAACTTTAAATGAACCACAGAATGACACGCAGCTGCATCATTAAAACTCGGCTCCGAGTACATCCATCACTGGAAATACTCCCTCGAACAAATCCACTCTGTCCTCCTGCTGGATTCCAACCAGCCGTTTCAAGAATGAACTGAACTGCGAGCTGTTTTCAAAGGTTTACATCCTCAGAAAGGAACGGGGTGAATGAATAAACACCAGCCGATGACGGCGTCTGGGTGTGAGCGCTGCAAAAACAGACATCACTTCCTCCCTGTTCACGCCGACAGCACAGACGTATCAAACGATGAGATTTAGAATTACTGTGAAACAACAGGCAAATACATCTGGTTGTTTCCGTTTCCCTCGAGGAGGATCCAGCTGTTTAAATACTGCAACAGCAAGCACTAAAACACCTTAAATGGCTTCtaaaaaaagtctaaaaactCCCAAATATTTGCAAACATTCCTAAAGTGTGTTGGAAGAGTGGCCATAAGGAGGCAAATAAACAGCTTCACCTCTCAGTTTTCTTACCCTTCATTCACATTTAACCCTTTAGTTAGAGCTGAAGGCGGCTGTAAATGGGAAAAATGCTGAGTGGGACCCAAAGTTTATGGACTGCATGTGATGACATCACTGATGACACATaaccacgttttttttttccttttgtgggGACAACATCTCCCCCCTGAACCTTCCTCAGCAAAGATTTTAACCAAACATTTTCTCTTTGTGACAGTTTGCTGGTGGTGGGTTAAAGATGAAAGAGCAGTTATAAGAAAAGTTCCCAAAGATATCTACATTTTTTCAGGTTTATCACACATTTAAAAAGTTCAGAAACTTTACATCCGCAGTGATCAGTGGCTGTTTGACTCCGTGGGGCTGAAACGCCACAAAGTCCGACTGCGTACCTGTTCTTGAAGCAGTTGGTGACCAGCTCTCCTTTGGACAGGTGATAGAGCCAAGTCAGCTTCCTGCCGCTGTGTCTGCTGGCGTAAAACGCTGTGAACCGTTGATAGCTCCGCTCCAGCtgcacaaagagacacaaaaaggaaagttcagagaccCATGCTGCCTGCAGAGTGGCGTCTGGCTGTATAAAATGCGACCAGAGAACATCTCTAACCTGTTCTGACTTTGCCGTCTGCACTCATTGTACTTTTATTCTGCCATTTAAGCCGATCAAGCACTTAACGTGAAGAGCAGGGTTTCTATCTTCAGTGAGTGAGAAAAGCAGCTAAACGACTAACTATTACTGCCACTGTGCTGAACATTGATGAAACAGTGAACCTGACCCATTGTGTAAGTCTGACCAAAAATCGATTTAAAATGCAGGTAAACCTGAAGTGAAACCAGATGAACACACAGTTGGGGTTCAAATCACACtcaaaagttccatcttttctgCAACTTTTAGTAAAAAACAGTATAAAGTGTATATTAATACAGCTGAactcccaataaagctgctctcattcacatatttttctgtttcttttctcaGAAACCGGGACAGAAAATCATGAAATCCTGATTTCATAACCGCAGCCTCATCTGATAAAACTTGGGCTCAATGATGCTTCTGTAGATTTTGAATCACTCAACACATTTCTGCAAGTTTACAGGAGCTGCTCTGTACATGCGTGTCTGATTACCTCTGATGGCAGCGCAAAGGTGCACGACTGCTGGAAAGGCCAAGATCCAGAGCTCAGAACCTGGATACTGAAGTCCACtaaacaaaaaaaccaaaacaaatccATTTCAGTTCATGAGCCATCACACACCACAATATCAACTTATTGGATGAATTTCTGACGAAACAAAACCTCCTGTGAGCTCACTATCCAGGTGAATCATCTTAATGATCCATTTAAAAGCtctaaaatcttaaaaaaaactcatcagGAAACAACAGTTAAATCCCAAGTGAACAACAAAATGACAGCAGTGTGTGCGCTCACAGTCCAGAGGCTCCGAGTTAGTCAGGTGTTTCTTAAACTGTTCGTTCAGGTCTTTACTGACTCCGATGTCCTGGAACATTCGCTGCAGCTTGGACGTGTACTCGAAGCCGCACGCTTGctgcaagagaagaagaagaagaagaagaaagcaaaACGTCAGCCGGACCTCTCGGCAGGCTCCAGGTGGCGCTTTTCATTCCCTGCTGCGACTCAGACCTTAAGTTTGGAGATCATGCTGGCCTCCGCGTCGTCGCTGGCGCTGTTCTGGTGGACGAGACGCTTGGCCAGCATCTTGGCGTAAAACTTCTGAAAAACATCCTTGTCCTCGATGTACTTGAACACAACCATCTAGGAGAAGAGATAACGCACTCAAAACAATGAGGTGATGCAGAGTGTAAGTGTTTAAAGTGTAATTCTTAAGTTTAAATACAATGACGCTGAAATTGATACGAGAGGAAGGTCACCCCTGTTCCAGACAAATAAAAACTTTCATTGTAAACACCCTGATATattcctttattctccaacacagcctgaaccctctcaaacaagctttctgtcatttctttaaggagtcttcaggaatagttctccaggcttcttgaaggacatcccaaagctcttctttggatgccggctgccttttgttccgttctctgccaacatgatcccacactgcttcaataatgttgaggtccaggctctggggaggattcatccctccatcagacctgctgccactgattttcagtccacttcttgtgtcatttggcacagctcagccttttctccctgtttgccttccttaagaacggcttcttgacagccacccttcatggagcccatttctgatgaggcttgggccaacagcagatggatcagctgaaggtccagatgcatctctcagctcctgggtcaggtctttgctggattttttcctctttcttaaggacatcactttcagatcctgttcatctgctgtagatagttttttaggcctgacacttcttcttttgtcctccacttgtccagtttcctcaaatgttttaaggacacactgcacaccatgctgagatattccaagttttcagctaatagctctttgggaattaccttgttgctgcagaaatactattttctgtctgtcaaactgtgttatctttgctgtttttcatagatgaaactaaagaaattGAAAactcatcccttgagttaggagccttttttctgcttgaatgattcataggtcagagttaagtggcttaacaaacaaaaaagatacAAGAACTGgattgaaaatgagtgaaaaagcagccaatgtccaaagaaaaactttgaaaggccttcagaaagcctggagaactattgctcaagaccactttaagtGGTTGCACCACTCAACACGTGAGGAACTAGATGTcccagtgaaacatttgttgcatcttgctcacaagattgtttttcgtatgctgattgtaactaagctgtgtaataaaaagaactACCCGGGGAAAGTCGGGTGGAGTCGTTTGAGCACGGGTGAAGGAGTAAGTTCTGTCACTCCGTCCGGCTCCCCttgcaagtaaaaatacaatcttgtgcactctgtgttttgttgatcactgggattgtcttgagtgaactgtggtccagctgggttaacttttagacccaacagaaagaaaacataaagaaaagagGGCAGGATCAGTGATGATGGTTTCAATCGTTGATGTGGACCTGTGTTTGTAGACTTCCGTGCTTCAGAAGGCGGGGTTCCCGCCGACCGATACCGCAGCTGCATTTAAGTTTCACTGCGATAAAAAGGAGCCGTGAAAGCAGCACCCACATGTAAACGTCTGTAAACAGCTGTACAGACAGATAAAAGGATCGTACCACTTGGTTGAGTGTGTCCTCCAGTTCCGCCTCCTCTGGGTTTTTGGAGctgagaagggaaaaaaaaacaaatacaaaaccagtaaattaagttttttttgttcctcacAGACAGTGAAGATGTCTCAGATATTTGAACACAGTAACAGCAGTATGAGCTGCTGATCAGACTCCCTTTAAAtctaaaggaaaaaataaacacCCATGAAAACATCACCCATCTTGGAAACAACAGCCTAACAAACAACCACCACTCGGCGTCCTTCTTCTCGTTTGAGGGATTTTGGTTGTTCGTGATTTGTTCGAACTTTAACAACTTCCTGTTGAACCTCAGCTCGTTGGTGACTGGGCAAacttattcatacattttgatCTCTGCTTTCAGTATCAATCTGATTAAAAACGCGGTGGACATCCCCTTCTTGGGGCAGTGAGTAACCCACCTCTTCTTCAGTAAAGAGTCGCAGTATCTGGCCAGCAGCTCGGGAGACTTGCTGGATGACTGAGCCATCCTGGTAACGGCGTTGTTGTTGATGAACCGGCCGCACGCCTGTGAAGAGACGAGTCCTCAGatgttttcacctgtcttggtCTTTCTTATCAGATTTAAAGGACAGACAGACATTTCAGTTTTCCTGTAAACTCTCTGATTTACTGACCTTATCGAGGGCGGCAACGAAGCCGGCGTCGTTGTTGAAGGCAGACATGACCAAGGCGTTGTACTTCTTATGGACATCCAGGGTGGTCTGGACGTAAACTTTGGGGTCCTGTGTGAAATGCGCACATCGTTTGTAAGCGAGGGCAACGTTTGACTAACACAAGTTATGAGCAGTACGGTGAACTACTGAGTAACGGGTATCAGCGCTGAGAAAATGGTCTTTACGTTGAGCGCGGCCTCCCCACACTTCTCGATGGCGGCCAGGCCCTGGTTGTGGATGTGAGTTTCTAGAAGTTTCTTCAGTTCACCCAGACCGTCTGTGATCCGCGACACCAGGTTGTACATCCGGCCCAGATCTAACAAAAGAGCCGAGACAGCTTTTATCAGAGGGTTGATCATGTGACACAGGACCAGAAAACAAGTTCTTTAAAAACTATTCGAGTAACCCGATCAACTGTTCCAGACCTAATTTCACCTATCTTGCCGCTCATCACATTTTCTGGTTGTTTGCAGTTTCAGAACTTTTAGACAAACTTGACTTGgagatgaagaaaataaatctttttGAGATTCTATAAATTCAGGGCGCTAAAGAATCAAATCTCGCGGATGTACATGTGTGATTTTTGGCTGTATAAATGCATAAAATCTTTAAGCGTGAAGAGCTTCGGTGCTTCGTTTCCATCTACCTTTTTAAATATTAACTTAAAGTTATATCAGCATGTTACGGGTCAACTATCAGCTGAGAAGAAAATAAACCTGAGGTTTACCTTCGTTTTTGTCTGCATCCAGCAGGTTCTGAAACTCTGTGTGGAAGATCTCCAGGTGTTTCTCGATGAGGACCTGCTCACACTTCCTGGCCAGCTCGTCCTGTGTGGACTCGTGGAGGTAAACCTGCACACGCCGCTGCTCCTCCAGAAGACGGGCCTCCGCCTGAGGAAACAAAAGTAGCAAAAACACTCACCTACAAGTGACGAGATCATCATCCACGCTCAGTTTAAATTCTCTCGTTTGAAAAGAAGGACAAGAACGCCTTTATGATCCTGATGAAGCCATTCATTCTTCCTCTGCTGTATGCAGCCACCTCACCTTCTTCATGTACTCTGTGACGGGGTTCTGCTGCAGGAACTCTGTGCTCTCACGCGTGTAGAAacgttctgtgtcagtgaggAACTGACATTCGAAGTACTCTTTGTACACGGACAGCGTGGGGCCTTTGGCGAAGGCATCCTCCTCGTTCAGACCCAGCTCAACTGGACGAGACAACAGAGAGAGGCCATCAGTGGAAGCTGCTAAACGGAAACGTCAGGCGACTGGAACATACTGAGAGTTTCAGTTTTAATTATTTCACAACAGGCTGCATGCTTTAAAGCTGCAAGAGTTTGAATCAAATGAACCTTGTGTGTTGTACtgcagtttgtttttatttctttgttgcaCTTGGACCTACCATAAGACTGGACGACACCACTGATCAGTCTGGTGTTAATGGTCTCGCCGTTCCTCTCCCTCTCTATCAGCTTCAGAACAGCGTTAGTTACCTAAAGGAGACAAAGGTTAGTTTAGCAAACAACAAAATGTTAACACAGTTTAGAGGTAAACAACTGTGCTATTTGTAACTTCACACCTATAAAAAGAATTGAACAGACCTGTTTGTTGAGGGGTCGGAATAAACACTCTCTCCAAGTCACAAGTGCCAGCTGGGAGGAAAGAGAAGCGTtaaagggaggaggaggaaaggagGGGTGAGGCGGTTAACAAAAGGTCTGATTAAACTCTCCGGTCTCTTTGGGGAGacctttgttttttattattattttttagggctgggcaagttaatttgttaattatttaacgtcgataaatattttatcgcgcattaacgcaggttttattatttattttattattgtaaaagtctgttgctcacaggcttttattttgtaaaattctgttgctgtctgctgcggaaccggaaaagaaagtaattggcgaatccatcaaacatggagaagggtacggaacttttactctgccattttcatttttaagttcttccagacggttgagtccacagaaacaaagtcatctgtaaaacaCTGCCAATATGCCACCCATTGATTGGATGCAAGACTatggttcttttcacagatgtttattaacaccacatcaacaccgtagaactaaatgttcaagtaaacaaagtaaaagacaactTGTTGTAATCAtgaaagaaatagcattcttagcattgtcgctaccaataaataatcaaatactgtatactggccactttagcctgcttctcaaccaagggcagagtcattccccagaggcaatcttcacggtcagaactaggattctttaacttccacttctcctgtgcatcacattcacacagttacagcaaacaccacgaagcatggagtaataaaataagaataaactagcaggtaacatcaccgttacaggtgctcctctgtctctgtgtgaagctcacggagctagccggcgctacttcctgttttactggtatcaacataaaagcatgcatttcaaaataaattttaaaaaaacctcCTACATTTACacccaagttgaattgtcttatcaccgtagtagttccagtctaaaatatcacttaaaggcaaaacacgcaactgatagcagcaggtcattcaaggaaacagccagtggagcgaggcttctacacaaaaaatacataaaaatgctgatgttaaaa includes:
- the LOC142370113 gene encoding cullin-1 isoform X2, giving the protein MSSNRTQNPHGLKQIGLDQIWDDLRAGIQQVYTRQSMAKSRYMELYTHVYNYCTSVHQSSQGRGSVPPAKPSKKSTTPGGAQFVGLELYKRLKEFLKNYLTSLLKDGEDLMDECVLKFYTQQWEDYRFSSKVLNGICAYLNRHWVRRECDEGRKGIYEIYSLALVTWRECLFRPLNKQVTNAVLKLIERERNGETINTRLISGVVQSYVELGLNEEDAFAKGPTLSVYKEYFECQFLTDTERFYTRESTEFLQQNPVTEYMKKAEARLLEEQRRVQVYLHESTQDELARKCEQVLIEKHLEIFHTEFQNLLDADKNEDLGRMYNLVSRITDGLGELKKLLETHIHNQGLAAIEKCGEAALNDPKVYVQTTLDVHKKYNALVMSAFNNDAGFVAALDKACGRFINNNAVTRMAQSSSKSPELLARYCDSLLKKSSKNPEEAELEDTLNQVMVVFKYIEDKDVFQKFYAKMLAKRLVHQNSASDDAEASMISKLKQACGFEYTSKLQRMFQDIGVSKDLNEQFKKHLTNSEPLDLDFSIQVLSSGSWPFQQSCTFALPSELERSYQRFTAFYASRHSGRKLTWLYHLSKGELVTNCFKNRYTLQASTFQMAILLQYNTEDSYTVQQLTDSTQIKTDILVQVLQILLKSKLLVMEDENANVDEVEFKPDTVIKLFLGYKNKKLRVNINVPMKTEQKQEQETTHKNIEEDRKLLIQAAIVRIMKMRKVLKHQQLLAEVLNQLSSRFKPRVPVIKKCIDILIEKEYLERVDGEKDTYSYLA
- the LOC142370113 gene encoding cullin-1 isoform X1, producing MSSNRTQNPHGLKQIGLDQIWDDLRAGIQQVYTRQSMAKSRYMELYTHVYNYCTSVHQSSQGRGSVPPAKPSKKSTTPGGAQFVGLELYKRLKEFLKNYLTSLLKDGEDLMDECVLKFYTQQWEDYRFSSKVLNGICAYLNRHWVRRECDEGRKGIYEIYSLALVTWRECLFRPLNKQVTNAVLKLIERERNGETINTRLISGVVQSYVELGLNEEDAFAKGPTLSVYKEYFECQFLTDTERFYTRESTEFLQQNPVTEYMKKAEARLLEEQRRVQVYLHESTQDELARKCEQVLIEKHLEIFHTEFQNLLDADKNEDLGRMYNLVSRITDGLGELKKLLETHIHNQGLAAIEKCGEAALNDPKVYVQTTLDVHKKYNALVMSAFNNDAGFVAALDKACGRFINNNAVTRMAQSSSKSPELLARYCDSLLKKSSKNPEEAELEDTLNQVMVVFKYIEDKDVFQKFYAKMLAKRLVHQNSASDDAEASMISKLKQACGFEYTSKLQRMFQDIGVSKDLNEQFKKHLTNSEPLDLDFSIQVLSSGSWPFQQSCTFALPSELERSYQRFTAFYASRHSGRKLTWLYHLSKGELVTNCFKNRYTLQASTFQMAILLQYNTEDSYTVQQLTDSTQIKTDILVQVLQILLKSKLLEKPYSRYQIKSKLSARQVMEDENANVDEVEFKPDTVIKLFLGYKNKKLRVNINVPMKTEQKQEQETTHKNIEEDRKLLIQAAIVRIMKMRKVLKHQQLLAEVLNQLSSRFKPRVPVIKKCIDILIEKEYLERVDGEKDTYSYLA